The Oscillospiraceae bacterium genome contains a region encoding:
- the deoC gene encoding deoxyribose-phosphate aldolase, which produces MEKQAILARVDHTLLTAAATWPDIQTICDEARAHHTASICINPGYVKQAVEYLQGAVPVCTVVGFPLGATDTATKVFEARTAIENGAAEVDMVINIGRLKNGEYDFVRDEIAAVKRAVGAKVLKVIIETCLLTDAEKEKMCDLVCEAGADFIKTSTGFSTAGATFADIELFARCCRGRCKIKAAGGISTVEDMEKFIALGAARLGTSRAVKLLAGEEAAGY; this is translated from the coding sequence ATGGAGAAACAAGCCATCCTGGCCAGGGTGGACCATACCCTGCTCACCGCGGCCGCCACCTGGCCGGACATTCAAACGATCTGCGACGAGGCCAGGGCGCACCACACCGCCTCGATCTGCATCAACCCCGGGTATGTAAAGCAGGCTGTGGAGTACCTGCAGGGCGCGGTGCCCGTGTGCACGGTGGTGGGTTTCCCCCTGGGGGCCACCGACACCGCCACCAAGGTGTTCGAGGCGCGCACCGCCATTGAGAACGGCGCCGCCGAGGTGGATATGGTGATCAATATCGGCCGGCTGAAAAACGGCGAGTATGACTTTGTGCGGGACGAGATCGCCGCCGTGAAGCGGGCGGTGGGCGCAAAGGTGCTCAAGGTCATCATCGAAACCTGCCTGCTCACCGACGCGGAAAAAGAAAAAATGTGTGACCTGGTGTGCGAGGCGGGCGCCGATTTCATCAAGACCAGCACCGGCTTTTCCACTGCGGGCGCCACCTTTGCGGATATTGAACTGTTCGCCCGGTGCTGCCGCGGCCGCTGCAAGATCAAGGCGGCGGGCGGCATTTCCACGGTGGAAGATATGGAGAAATTCATTGCGCTGGGAGCCGCGCGGCTGGGCACCAGCCGCGCGGTAAAACTGCTCGCAGGCGAAGAGGCGGCCGGCTACTGA
- a CDS encoding DNA-binding response regulator: MRRVLVVEDEESIRELIALNLRMAGYEVLEAGSAEKGLELLGSEGKCDAAVLDVMLPGMNGFSLCEAIRRDDAAIGIIILSAKSMEQDKIRGLSIGADDYMTKPFSVSELLARVEALCRRVSRGAAPESPAPESRMVSGRFVLDQKSRVLYKAGQPIDLTQVEFQIMELFFQNPGTALVREKILEGVWGDNYFGDVKIVDVNIRRLRMKIEDEPSKPEHILTVWGYGYRWNG; the protein is encoded by the coding sequence ATGAGAAGAGTTCTGGTAGTGGAAGACGAGGAGAGCATCCGCGAGCTCATTGCCCTGAACCTGCGCATGGCGGGGTATGAGGTCCTGGAGGCGGGCAGCGCGGAGAAGGGCCTGGAATTGCTGGGCAGCGAGGGCAAATGTGACGCGGCAGTGCTGGACGTGATGCTGCCGGGCATGAACGGCTTTTCGCTGTGCGAGGCCATCCGGAGGGACGATGCGGCCATCGGCATTATCATCCTGAGCGCCAAAAGCATGGAGCAGGACAAGATCCGGGGTTTGTCCATCGGCGCGGACGACTACATGACCAAGCCCTTCAGCGTGTCCGAGCTGCTGGCAAGGGTGGAGGCGCTGTGCCGCAGGGTCAGCCGCGGCGCCGCGCCGGAAAGCCCTGCGCCGGAGAGCCGCATGGTAAGCGGCCGGTTCGTGCTGGATCAAAAAAGCCGTGTTCTCTACAAAGCGGGGCAGCCCATCGACCTGACCCAGGTGGAATTCCAGATCATGGAGCTGTTTTTCCAAAATCCGGGCACGGCCCTGGTGCGGGAAAAGATTCTGGAGGGCGTTTGGGGCGACAACTATTTCGGCGATGTGAAGATCGTGGATGTGAACATCCGGCGCCTGCGCATGAAAATAGAGGACGAGCCTTCCAAGCCGGAGCATATCCTCACGGTTTGGGGCTACGGCTACCGCTGGAACGGCTGA
- the zupT gene encoding zinc transporter ZupT, with translation MLHALIVTALAGLATTLGGMAAVVRRPGKRIMALAMGFAAGVMLTVSLADMLPAALGEYLAAFSPWGAGLAAASLLCMGMVVAGLLEGVLPEEKAFRGVGDSQKARVLRSALVTALALLLHNLPEGILTLFTGVADPQVGLRLALAIGLHNLPEGLAVAAPLYYATGSRAKAVGAAFLSGLAEPVGAVLAFFVLGRFLTPGFLNGLVVLVAGIMSWVSVFELLPTGFGFDKKGWTAAGFGAGLMVMALGISVLS, from the coding sequence ATGTTGCACGCGCTCATTGTTACAGCGCTGGCGGGATTGGCCACCACGCTGGGAGGCATGGCGGCGGTGGTGCGGCGGCCGGGCAAGCGGATCATGGCGCTGGCCATGGGGTTTGCGGCGGGCGTGATGCTTACCGTGAGCCTGGCCGATATGCTGCCCGCTGCCCTGGGGGAATATCTGGCGGCCTTTTCGCCCTGGGGGGCGGGCCTTGCCGCGGCGAGTCTTCTGTGTATGGGCATGGTGGTGGCGGGGCTGCTGGAAGGGGTTCTGCCGGAGGAGAAGGCGTTCCGGGGCGTGGGCGACAGCCAAAAGGCCAGGGTGCTGCGCAGCGCCCTGGTCACCGCCCTGGCCCTGCTGCTGCACAACCTGCCGGAGGGCATCCTGACCCTGTTCACGGGGGTGGCGGACCCCCAGGTGGGGCTGCGGCTGGCACTGGCCATCGGCCTGCACAACCTGCCGGAGGGGCTGGCGGTGGCGGCGCCTCTTTATTATGCCACAGGCAGCCGTGCAAAGGCGGTGGGGGCCGCCTTTTTGTCCGGCCTGGCCGAGCCGGTGGGGGCGGTGCTGGCGTTTTTTGTGCTGGGCCGCTTTTTGACCCCCGGCTTTTTGAACGGCCTGGTGGTGCTTGTGGCGGGCATCATGAGCTGGGTAAGCGTGTTTGAACTGCTGCCCACGGGCTTTGGCTTTGACAAAAAAGGGTGGACGGCCGCGGGCTTTGGCGCGGGCCTGATGGTGATGGCACTTGGAATCAGCGTGCTTTCGTGA
- the kdgT gene encoding 2-keto-3-deoxygluconate permease, producing the protein MKLLRGMRAVPGGLLLLPMLLAAAINTLWPGALLAGGPVTPVCSSGGVMACIGMVLFITGAQIRVRQLPGALRGSLLPALVKIGLACLAGWALGRWQSGGLWGLTELALVPALASCNPGLYLALMQQYGGESQRAAYGPLNLLGVPQLPLFVLCVSAGAAPDLKSLLVTLVPFVLGILLGNLDRELAAFMAPGSAILLPFLGLGLGSSINLIAALRAGPAGLLLTALFLAASLPAMLLLDRLALGGDGTAGIALCNVAGVTTAVPAMAAQLMPQYAAGAAAATAQLAMAAVLTAVLSPLLVRRYARRREKSGV; encoded by the coding sequence ATGAAACTGCTCCGGGGGATGCGGGCGGTGCCGGGCGGGCTTTTGCTGCTGCCCATGCTGCTGGCTGCGGCGATCAACACCCTGTGGCCCGGCGCGCTTTTGGCGGGCGGGCCGGTCACGCCGGTGTGTTCCTCCGGCGGGGTGATGGCCTGCATCGGTATGGTGCTTTTTATCACGGGCGCGCAGATCCGGGTGAGGCAGCTCCCCGGGGCGCTGCGCGGCAGCCTGCTGCCGGCCCTTGTGAAGATAGGGCTGGCCTGCCTGGCGGGCTGGGCGCTGGGGCGCTGGCAGAGCGGAGGGCTTTGGGGCCTGACCGAGCTGGCCCTGGTGCCCGCGCTTGCCAGCTGCAACCCGGGCCTGTATCTGGCGCTGATGCAGCAGTACGGCGGCGAGAGCCAGCGGGCGGCCTATGGACCCCTGAATTTGCTGGGGGTGCCGCAGCTGCCCTTGTTTGTACTGTGTGTCAGCGCAGGCGCTGCGCCGGACCTCAAAAGCCTGTTGGTCACACTTGTACCCTTTGTGCTGGGCATCCTGCTGGGGAACCTGGACCGGGAGCTGGCGGCCTTTATGGCGCCGGGCAGCGCGATCCTGCTGCCGTTTCTCGGGCTGGGGCTGGGCAGTTCGATCAATTTGATCGCGGCGCTGCGGGCCGGGCCGGCCGGCCTTTTGCTGACGGCGCTGTTCCTTGCGGCAAGCCTGCCCGCAATGCTGCTGCTGGACCGGCTGGCGCTGGGAGGCGACGGGACCGCGGGCATTGCGCTGTGCAACGTGGCGGGGGTGACCACCGCCGTGCCGGCCATGGCGGCCCAGCTGATGCCGCAGTACGCCGCGGGCGCCGCTGCGGCCACAGCCCAGCTTGCCATGGCCGCCGTGCTCACGGCGGTCCTGTCGCCGCTGCTGGTGCGCCGGTACGCCCGCCGACGGGAGAAAAGCGGCGTTTGA